The following coding sequences are from one Arthrobacter sp. PvP023 window:
- a CDS encoding ATP-binding cassette domain-containing protein, producing MTASGRGVELAIETRGLSKRFGHQLAVDGVNLAVPKGSVFGFLGPNGSGKTTTIRMMLGLAAATDGSVSVLGLAMPDRFHEVLPRVGALVEGPAFYPFLSGAANLRRLDAADPYAATSTRRARVEAALERVGLTHAAGKKVRAYSLGMKQRLGIANALLSPRELLVLDEPTNGLDPQGTREVRSLVRSLAADGATVFVSSHLLAEVEQICTHAAVMSAGRLVAQGTLAELRDAGKTRIRLVTPDAGLAEGVFTTLGMSPAGGRSNGALVYGDGDGGQSGEAVEPEAVVAALVAAGVRVRGFAVEQGSLEDRFVALTGEGFDIAQ from the coding sequence GTGACAGCCTCGGGCCGGGGCGTGGAACTGGCAATAGAGACGCGCGGCCTCAGCAAAAGATTCGGCCATCAACTGGCCGTGGACGGCGTGAACCTGGCCGTCCCGAAGGGGTCCGTGTTTGGTTTCCTGGGTCCGAACGGCTCCGGGAAGACCACCACCATCCGCATGATGCTGGGCCTCGCGGCGGCCACGGATGGCTCCGTCAGTGTGCTGGGGCTCGCCATGCCGGACCGCTTCCACGAGGTCCTGCCGCGCGTGGGCGCCCTGGTGGAAGGCCCGGCGTTCTACCCGTTCCTTTCCGGGGCGGCCAATCTCCGGCGGCTCGATGCTGCAGACCCGTATGCCGCAACGTCAACACGGCGTGCCCGGGTGGAGGCCGCGCTGGAACGCGTGGGCCTGACGCACGCGGCCGGGAAGAAGGTCCGCGCGTATTCGCTCGGCATGAAACAGCGACTGGGCATCGCCAACGCGCTCCTCTCGCCCCGTGAACTGCTGGTGCTCGACGAACCCACCAACGGGCTGGACCCGCAGGGAACCCGCGAAGTGCGCTCCCTGGTTCGTTCCCTCGCGGCGGACGGTGCCACGGTTTTCGTCTCCAGCCACCTGCTGGCCGAAGTGGAGCAGATCTGCACCCACGCGGCGGTCATGAGTGCGGGGCGGCTGGTGGCGCAGGGAACGCTCGCTGAACTGCGCGACGCGGGCAAGACGCGGATCCGCCTGGTCACGCCCGACGCCGGACTGGCCGAGGGTGTGTTCACGACGCTGGGAATGTCCCCGGCAGGCGGGCGGAGCAACGGGGCGCTGGTTTACGGCGACGGCGACGGCGGGCAGTCGGGGGAGGCCGTGGAGCCTGAGGCCGTGGTAGCCGCCCTTGTGGCTGCGGGGGTGCGGGTGCGCGGCTTCGCTGTGGAACAGGGCAGCCTGGAAGACCGCTTTGTGGCGCTGACGGGGGAGGGGTTCGACATTGCCCAATAA
- a CDS encoding S-layer homology domain-containing protein, with protein MSASFPAAGNSRFTPSLAVDPAGSRIYDPHLLYMNPGNVTVQDAATGAIQATIPGAMGTLGVVLSDDGSRLYIANSGNTQNPRNQGTGPGIVQVVDARTNTVTASIETDRGGGRLTLSPDGRTLFGAMYEGRNVTFIDTASNAITAKVPVPGQPGGRVAVSPDGGTLYVGDSYAGGVQVVSVAERRVVKSVETGCTSNSDLTLNPSGSRLYITGCMYPGSLGIVDTGTMASHTIPLTGAPGAVAFSPDGGKAYVVDSSENGHVLVLDAATETVAATFPVGRNPTGIVVTRDGSALFIVHGGSAVSRVDLVENGRQAFSDVPAGAPFFHEISWLSNSGISTGYPDGSFRPLESVQRDAMAAFLFRNAGSPAWFVPPAVSPFKDLGPGDMFYKEITWLAGQGITTGYDDGTFRPRAPVSREAMAAFLYRYATTLAGAPAYAAPPTAPFTDVRPGDAFHREVSWAAAAGITTGYPDGIFRPRAAVSREATAAFLYRLTNPDKPMPR; from the coding sequence GTGTCGGCGTCGTTTCCTGCCGCCGGGAACAGCCGGTTCACGCCGTCGCTGGCGGTCGATCCGGCAGGCTCAAGGATCTACGATCCCCATCTCCTGTATATGAACCCGGGAAATGTCACGGTCCAGGACGCCGCCACCGGCGCCATCCAGGCCACCATTCCGGGCGCCATGGGCACCCTCGGCGTTGTGCTCAGCGACGACGGTTCGCGGCTCTACATCGCCAACAGCGGCAATACCCAGAACCCCCGCAACCAGGGCACGGGGCCCGGCATTGTCCAGGTGGTCGACGCCCGGACCAACACCGTGACGGCGAGCATCGAAACTGACCGGGGCGGCGGGCGCCTGACGCTCTCGCCGGACGGTCGCACGCTCTTCGGCGCCATGTACGAGGGTCGCAACGTGACGTTCATCGACACCGCCTCGAATGCGATTACCGCCAAAGTTCCGGTTCCCGGCCAGCCAGGCGGACGGGTCGCAGTCAGCCCGGACGGCGGCACGCTCTACGTCGGTGATTCGTATGCGGGCGGAGTCCAGGTCGTTTCTGTCGCGGAGCGGAGGGTCGTCAAATCCGTTGAAACCGGCTGCACGTCCAACTCAGACCTGACGCTCAACCCCTCCGGATCCCGGCTTTACATCACGGGATGCATGTACCCGGGCAGCCTGGGGATCGTCGACACCGGCACCATGGCGTCGCACACTATCCCGCTCACCGGCGCACCTGGCGCCGTTGCGTTCAGCCCGGACGGAGGCAAGGCGTACGTTGTCGACAGCAGCGAAAACGGTCACGTCCTTGTCCTCGACGCCGCCACCGAAACGGTCGCGGCGACCTTCCCGGTGGGGCGGAACCCCACGGGCATCGTGGTGACCCGCGACGGCTCAGCACTCTTCATCGTCCACGGCGGTTCCGCAGTCTCGCGTGTGGACCTGGTGGAAAACGGACGGCAGGCTTTCAGTGACGTTCCCGCGGGCGCCCCGTTCTTCCACGAGATCAGCTGGCTCTCGAACTCAGGGATCAGCACCGGCTATCCCGACGGCTCCTTCAGGCCGCTGGAATCCGTTCAACGGGACGCGATGGCCGCCTTCCTGTTCCGGAATGCGGGATCCCCGGCCTGGTTTGTTCCGCCCGCCGTCTCGCCCTTCAAGGACCTGGGCCCCGGAGACATGTTCTACAAGGAGATCACCTGGCTGGCCGGCCAAGGCATCACCACAGGCTACGACGATGGCACCTTCCGGCCCCGGGCGCCGGTTTCGCGCGAAGCCATGGCTGCGTTCCTGTACCGGTACGCCACAACGTTGGCGGGGGCGCCCGCCTATGCCGCCCCTCCAACCGCGCCGTTCACCGACGTCCGTCCCGGCGACGCCTTCCACCGTGAAGTGAGCTGGGCGGCCGCAGCAGGGATCACCACCGGCTATCCGGACGGCATCTTCCGGCCGCGGGCCGCGGTTTCCCGCGAAGCGACGGCCGCGTTCCTGTACCGGCTCACCAACCCGGACAAGCCCATGCCGCGCTAG
- a CDS encoding ABC transporter permease, with amino-acid sequence MPNKGVAAGAATASDAAPGTPPAKASSGWPLLASELSVLFRRRRTWAMLLALAAVPVLMAVAVRVSSAVPPGRGPAFLDRISQNGLFVGVTALLVCVPLFLPLTVGVVAGDTIAGEAGLGTLRYLLVAPAGRVRLLLVKYAGAAAFCIVAPLVVALTGAGMGAALFPVGPVTLLSGDVITAQEAVLRLVLVAAYLTVSLLGLSAVGLFLSTLTDVPVGAMAATIVASVVSQVMGELPQLEWLHPWLFSHYWFGFADLLRQPIAWDSFAGNALLQAGYIAVFGALAYGRFITKDVLS; translated from the coding sequence TTGCCCAATAAAGGTGTGGCCGCTGGCGCCGCGACTGCCAGCGATGCGGCCCCGGGGACGCCACCGGCCAAGGCGTCCTCCGGATGGCCGTTGCTTGCCTCGGAACTGAGCGTACTTTTCCGCCGGCGCCGGACCTGGGCCATGCTGCTGGCGCTCGCCGCCGTGCCCGTGCTGATGGCCGTCGCCGTCCGGGTCTCCTCGGCCGTGCCGCCCGGCCGCGGGCCTGCCTTCCTTGACAGGATCAGCCAGAACGGGTTGTTCGTGGGGGTGACGGCGCTGCTGGTGTGTGTGCCGCTTTTCCTGCCGCTAACGGTGGGCGTGGTGGCCGGGGACACGATCGCGGGCGAAGCGGGCCTTGGGACCTTGCGTTATCTCCTCGTGGCCCCGGCCGGCCGCGTGCGGTTGCTGCTGGTCAAGTATGCGGGAGCTGCCGCGTTCTGCATCGTCGCCCCGTTGGTGGTGGCGCTGACCGGGGCGGGCATGGGAGCGGCGCTGTTTCCGGTGGGGCCGGTGACGCTGCTGTCTGGCGACGTGATCACCGCCCAGGAGGCTGTCCTGCGACTGGTCCTCGTAGCCGCCTACCTGACGGTGTCCCTGCTGGGGTTGTCCGCCGTCGGGCTCTTCCTGTCCACCCTGACGGATGTCCCGGTGGGCGCCATGGCGGCCACCATCGTGGCATCCGTGGTGTCCCAGGTGATGGGCGAGCTGCCCCAGCTGGAGTGGCTGCACCCCTGGTTGTTCAGCCACTACTGGTTCGGTTTTGCAGACCTGCTGCGTCAGCCGATTGCCTGGGATTCCTTTGCCGGGAACGCGTTGCTGCAGGCCGGCTACATCGCGGTCTTCGGGGCGCTCGCCTACGGCCGGTTCATCACCAAGGACGTCCTGTCCTAG
- a CDS encoding DMT family transporter has product MATTAESGPTPSAGPHEGSSHAAPAPAPQPPSHGNTPAPHPSPGKAPVNKLGVAAVVVTVVLWASAFVGIRAVGPSFSPGSLTLGRLAIAAVVLGLVVLPKLRMLPKGREWWPILAYGVMWFGGYNVALNAAEHLLDAGTAALLINVNPILVAVMAGLLLKEGFPRWLIIGSLIAFTGVAVIALSSGQRSTADVAGVLLCLLAAVLAAVSVIIQKPVLRKFPAAQATWFGIMVGAVCCLPFSGQLAVELQQAPLPATLGLVYLGIFPTAIAFTTWAYALSLIDAGKLAATTYLVPGTTILISWLVLGEVPTVWGLVGGVICLVGVGLTRRKSR; this is encoded by the coding sequence ATGGCAACCACCGCCGAATCCGGCCCCACGCCGTCCGCCGGCCCCCACGAAGGGTCTTCGCACGCCGCACCAGCACCTGCCCCGCAACCACCGTCACACGGCAACACCCCCGCGCCGCATCCCTCCCCCGGGAAGGCGCCGGTCAACAAACTGGGCGTCGCCGCCGTCGTCGTCACCGTGGTCCTGTGGGCCTCCGCGTTCGTGGGAATCCGCGCCGTGGGCCCAAGCTTCTCACCCGGTTCCCTGACCCTGGGACGGCTGGCGATTGCCGCCGTCGTCCTCGGCCTGGTGGTGCTGCCCAAGCTGCGGATGCTGCCCAAGGGCCGGGAATGGTGGCCCATCCTCGCCTACGGCGTGATGTGGTTCGGCGGCTACAACGTGGCCCTCAACGCCGCCGAGCACCTGCTGGACGCCGGCACCGCCGCCCTGCTGATCAACGTCAACCCCATCCTGGTGGCAGTGATGGCCGGACTCCTGCTCAAGGAAGGCTTCCCGCGCTGGCTGATCATCGGCAGCCTGATAGCGTTCACCGGCGTCGCTGTGATTGCGCTCAGTTCGGGACAGCGTTCGACGGCGGATGTGGCCGGCGTGCTGCTCTGCCTCCTCGCCGCTGTGCTCGCCGCCGTCAGCGTGATCATCCAGAAGCCCGTGCTGAGGAAGTTCCCCGCGGCCCAGGCCACGTGGTTCGGCATCATGGTGGGTGCAGTCTGCTGCCTGCCGTTCAGCGGCCAGCTGGCCGTCGAGCTGCAGCAGGCGCCGCTCCCGGCCACCCTGGGGCTGGTGTACCTGGGGATCTTCCCGACGGCGATCGCCTTCACCACCTGGGCGTATGCGCTGTCCCTCATCGATGCCGGGAAGCTGGCCGCCACCACGTACCTGGTGCCCGGCACCACCATCCTCATCTCCTGGTTGGTGCTCGGCGAAGTGCCCACTGTCTGGGGCCTTGTGGGCGGCGTGATCTGCCTGGTGGGAGTGGGGCTGACGCGGCGCAAATCCCGCTAG
- a CDS encoding cation diffusion facilitator family transporter: MGHDHSHSHGMTGTATGKHRKRLIAVLGITLAVVLIQIIGAVISGSLALLADAGHMLSDAAGVFIALLAAWIATRPASDQRTYGYQRAEVLAALANALVLIVISVVIFTEAIRRIGAAPEVQTDVMLYAAILGAVANLVSLLILRSAQKESLNVRGAYLEVLGDLLGSFAVIAAAVVIMVTGFQAADTIASMVIAVMIIPRAWHLLRDVVDVLLEATPKGVEVQMIREHILSVDGVVSVHDIHIWTITSGVPVFSAHVVVEDAVLSARGADQVLDKLATCLGSHFDTEHCTFQLEPESHSEHESHQHA; this comes from the coding sequence ATGGGACACGACCACAGCCACTCTCACGGCATGACAGGCACTGCCACGGGCAAGCACCGCAAGCGCCTCATCGCCGTCCTCGGCATCACCCTGGCAGTGGTCCTGATCCAGATCATCGGCGCCGTCATTTCCGGCTCCCTGGCCCTGCTCGCCGACGCCGGGCACATGCTGTCCGACGCCGCCGGAGTGTTCATCGCCCTGCTGGCAGCCTGGATTGCCACCCGGCCCGCGAGCGACCAGCGGACCTATGGCTACCAGCGCGCCGAGGTCCTCGCAGCCCTGGCCAACGCACTGGTGCTGATTGTCATTTCCGTGGTGATCTTCACCGAAGCCATCCGTCGGATCGGCGCGGCTCCCGAAGTCCAGACCGACGTGATGCTCTACGCCGCCATCCTTGGCGCCGTGGCCAACCTCGTGTCCCTGCTGATCCTGCGCAGCGCCCAGAAGGAAAGCCTCAATGTGCGGGGCGCCTACCTTGAGGTGCTCGGGGACCTGCTGGGATCGTTCGCCGTCATAGCCGCCGCCGTGGTGATCATGGTGACCGGATTCCAGGCGGCAGACACCATTGCCTCCATGGTCATCGCCGTGATGATCATCCCGCGAGCGTGGCATTTGCTCCGCGACGTGGTGGACGTGCTGCTTGAGGCCACGCCCAAAGGCGTTGAAGTCCAGATGATCCGGGAGCACATCCTGTCCGTAGACGGCGTCGTGTCCGTGCATGACATCCACATCTGGACCATCACCTCCGGAGTGCCCGTCTTCTCGGCCCACGTGGTGGTGGAGGACGCCGTTCTCAGCGCACGCGGGGCGGATCAGGTGCTGGACAAGCTCGCCACCTGCCTGGGCTCGCACTTCGACACCGAACACTGCACCTTCCAGCTGGAACCCGAGAGCCACTCCGAGCACGAGTCCCACCAGCACGCCTGA
- a CDS encoding C40 family peptidase codes for MGLTGSGRKAAVLCTAVVLLGSLALPAGAAPLPRTAVPALSVPASPEIPSPEEIAAAKASESATADQVTRIDRILADAAAAQEASFAAAMQANNAYGDALVTLEIRRDAATLASARAASAEAEQAKTRKQVGQLAGDLYRNGGLNPALSTFVSGNGEVLQQAATLEAISASRSRAFEAAENAASAAKSLTAAAEDANRAADDAARSAEDRKVEAERANEAQAKAVSEAKAQRTVLVDQLANLKNTTVALESARIDALDRQRAQERLAAVTAAAAAQAATQDSAAQTRPAAPAPAPAAPAPAAPAAPAPAPPAPAAPAPANPAPPAPAPPAPAAPEPATPAPAPAPVPAPSPGGSNQTAISVALSKVGSPYFYKYGGSGPLGFDCSGLVQNAFAAAGKYLPRTAAQQYAQAPVHVPLSQAQPGDLLVWGSAPDFYHVGIYLGGGRVVQALNPDDGITVTDLAWMAGMQLHPTVARY; via the coding sequence ATGGGTTTGACCGGATCCGGCCGCAAAGCGGCTGTGCTGTGCACCGCCGTCGTACTCCTCGGATCCCTCGCCCTGCCGGCCGGGGCTGCGCCACTTCCGCGGACCGCAGTGCCCGCCCTGAGCGTTCCGGCCTCGCCGGAAATCCCCTCTCCCGAAGAAATCGCGGCCGCCAAAGCCAGCGAAAGCGCGACGGCGGACCAGGTCACCAGAATCGACCGCATCCTGGCGGACGCGGCCGCCGCCCAGGAAGCAAGCTTTGCCGCCGCCATGCAGGCCAACAATGCCTACGGCGACGCCCTGGTCACCCTAGAGATCCGCCGTGATGCAGCCACGCTCGCCTCCGCGAGGGCAGCCTCCGCCGAGGCCGAACAGGCGAAAACCCGCAAGCAGGTAGGGCAGCTGGCCGGGGATCTGTACCGCAACGGCGGCCTCAACCCGGCGCTGAGCACATTTGTCAGTGGAAACGGTGAAGTGCTACAGCAGGCCGCCACCCTCGAAGCCATCTCCGCAAGCCGCAGCCGGGCGTTCGAGGCGGCCGAAAACGCCGCTTCGGCGGCCAAGTCCCTGACCGCCGCGGCGGAGGACGCCAACCGTGCCGCCGATGACGCGGCCAGGTCGGCCGAGGACCGCAAGGTTGAAGCCGAACGCGCCAATGAAGCCCAGGCGAAGGCCGTGTCCGAGGCGAAGGCCCAGCGGACCGTGCTGGTGGACCAGCTGGCAAACCTCAAGAACACTACGGTGGCACTCGAATCCGCCCGCATCGATGCCTTGGACCGCCAGCGCGCCCAGGAACGGCTGGCGGCCGTCACCGCCGCAGCGGCCGCCCAGGCTGCGACGCAGGACTCCGCTGCACAGACCAGGCCCGCCGCACCGGCCCCGGCCCCTGCCGCACCGGCCCCTGCCGCACCCGCAGCGCCCGCCCCGGCGCCGCCGGCACCTGCTGCCCCTGCGCCGGCGAATCCGGCACCGCCTGCACCTGCCCCTCCGGCACCCGCAGCACCCGAGCCGGCGACCCCTGCGCCGGCGCCAGCCCCCGTCCCTGCGCCGTCCCCCGGCGGCTCGAACCAGACCGCCATCTCGGTGGCACTCAGCAAGGTGGGATCACCCTATTTCTACAAATACGGCGGCTCCGGCCCGCTCGGATTCGACTGTTCCGGGCTGGTGCAGAACGCGTTCGCCGCTGCCGGTAAATACCTTCCGCGCACGGCTGCCCAGCAGTACGCCCAGGCACCGGTGCACGTGCCGCTCTCCCAGGCGCAGCCCGGCGACCTCCTGGTCTGGGGATCGGCCCCCGATTTCTATCATGTGGGGATCTACCTCGGCGGCGGCCGCGTGGTCCAGGCCCTCAACCCGGACGACGGCATCACGGTGACGGACCTGGCCTGGATGGCCGGAATGCAGCTCCATCCCACCGTTGCGCGGTATTAG
- a CDS encoding metallopeptidase family protein, translated as MPANLPPGLPIVPDGADDAPFPMTEADFESAVSDALERIPPDVAKAMDNVAVFIEDDYVPQPGEDPDTVLLGLYEGVPLTERDAWWGAGSLPDRITIYRQPILEICSSREEVIQEVAVTVTHEIAHHFGISDERLHELGWD; from the coding sequence ATGCCCGCCAACCTGCCGCCCGGCCTTCCGATCGTCCCGGACGGGGCGGACGATGCGCCCTTCCCCATGACCGAGGCGGATTTCGAGTCGGCCGTCAGCGACGCCCTGGAGCGCATCCCGCCGGACGTGGCCAAGGCCATGGACAACGTCGCCGTGTTCATCGAGGACGACTACGTCCCGCAGCCCGGCGAGGACCCGGACACGGTACTGCTGGGGCTCTACGAAGGCGTTCCGCTGACCGAGCGCGACGCGTGGTGGGGCGCGGGGTCGCTGCCGGACCGGATCACCATCTACCGCCAGCCCATCCTGGAAATCTGCTCCTCCCGGGAAGAAGTGATCCAGGAAGTGGCAGTCACCGTGACGCATGAGATTGCCCACCACTTCGGCATCAGCGACGAACGGCTGCACGAACTCGGCTGGGACTAG
- a CDS encoding PEP/pyruvate-binding domain-containing protein translates to MNQANSPDSPADGLVLNLENINAGMLLRVGGKAANLGETTRAGLPVPPGFCLTTDAYRRAVRPAGLEDVHGALAATGAHELAALAGLASRARELILRADIPPEIAGAVRESYAAMGTEVPVAVRSSATAEDLPFASFAGQQDTYLNVVGADAVLTAVRQCWASLWTDRAVTYRATHGINPATVALAVVVQRMVDAAVAGVLFTANPVTGRRHEAVIDASPGLGEAVVSGAVNPDHFVVDSATSEILDRRPGDKGIAIRPLAGGGTERITLGPDSGPSLSDAQLRELSALGARVERHYKAPQDIEWAVDAADKLWLVQSRPITTLYPLPDPRPDLPEPEGTRVFLCFSLAQGLTRPLTPMGMAGFRLIASSVARAAGFDVPEPRNGPAPYRQAGQRLFVDLTPVVRSSVGRAIVPRVFDIMEARSATVLRRLFADPRFSVTIRSPWRLLRRVVPVAAKAKVPESLLRALLRPEAAIRRVDAFGARHRAALVVPANATPAERLNHAERILDGGLFPIVPAVLPLPALGFALLAVAGKLTGQGGESGALQAVLRGLPNNVTTEMDLALWQLATDIRARPGAAAIFEEASPPELVRRYRDGGLPAVVQSGLAGFLGRYGHRAVAEIDLGMPRWSDDPAHIFGVLANYLKLDDPALAPDRQFAKAAREAEAQIERLVEVAGSRGGPAGRLRARMVRGALKRTRLFAGLRELPKYHIVEGLASVRRQLMAVGAELAASGSIADADDIFFLNFAEAHRGLAGASLREAVAERRGAYDAELSRRRIPRVLLSDGTEPEALQVAAPGAADGVLSGTPASAGIVTARARVILDPQGAALEPGEILVAPSTDPGWTPLFLTAGGLVMEMGGPNSHGAVVAREYGIPAVVGVPDATSAISTGQVITLDGGAGTVAPAAG, encoded by the coding sequence GTGAACCAGGCCAACAGTCCGGATTCGCCGGCGGACGGGCTGGTGCTGAACCTGGAGAACATCAACGCCGGAATGTTGCTGCGGGTGGGCGGCAAGGCCGCCAACCTGGGCGAAACCACACGCGCCGGGCTGCCCGTTCCGCCGGGCTTCTGCCTGACCACGGACGCCTACCGGCGGGCGGTGCGTCCGGCAGGGCTCGAAGACGTGCATGGCGCGTTGGCAGCCACCGGAGCCCACGAGCTGGCGGCCCTTGCCGGGCTGGCTTCCCGGGCACGGGAACTCATCCTGCGCGCGGACATTCCGCCCGAGATTGCCGGCGCCGTCCGGGAGTCCTATGCGGCGATGGGGACGGAGGTTCCGGTGGCAGTGAGGTCGTCGGCGACGGCCGAGGACCTGCCCTTCGCGAGCTTCGCCGGGCAACAGGACACGTACCTGAATGTGGTGGGCGCCGACGCCGTCCTTACGGCGGTCCGGCAGTGCTGGGCGTCGCTCTGGACGGACCGTGCGGTGACTTACCGGGCCACACACGGGATCAACCCGGCAACTGTAGCGCTCGCGGTGGTGGTCCAGCGCATGGTGGATGCCGCCGTGGCGGGCGTCCTGTTCACCGCGAACCCGGTGACGGGACGGCGCCATGAGGCCGTCATCGATGCCAGTCCCGGACTGGGCGAGGCCGTGGTTTCCGGGGCGGTGAATCCGGACCACTTCGTGGTGGACTCGGCCACCAGCGAGATCCTGGATCGGCGGCCCGGGGACAAGGGAATCGCCATCAGGCCCCTCGCCGGGGGAGGCACCGAGCGGATCACTCTCGGGCCGGATTCCGGGCCTTCCCTGAGTGATGCCCAGCTCCGGGAACTGTCCGCACTGGGCGCCCGGGTGGAACGGCATTACAAGGCGCCGCAGGACATTGAATGGGCCGTGGACGCCGCGGACAAGCTCTGGCTGGTGCAGTCCCGCCCCATCACCACGCTATATCCCCTTCCGGACCCCCGGCCCGACCTGCCGGAGCCGGAGGGAACACGCGTCTTTCTGTGCTTCAGCCTCGCCCAGGGGCTGACACGCCCCCTCACCCCGATGGGGATGGCCGGTTTCCGGCTGATCGCGTCCTCCGTCGCCCGTGCGGCCGGCTTTGACGTGCCCGAGCCGCGCAACGGTCCTGCACCCTACCGGCAGGCAGGGCAGCGTCTTTTCGTTGACCTCACTCCGGTGGTCCGCAGCAGCGTGGGCCGCGCCATTGTGCCCCGCGTCTTCGACATCATGGAGGCCAGGTCCGCCACGGTGCTCCGCAGGCTGTTCGCCGACCCGCGGTTTTCTGTGACCATCAGGTCCCCCTGGCGGCTCCTCCGGCGCGTGGTCCCGGTGGCGGCCAAGGCGAAGGTCCCGGAGTCGCTGCTCCGGGCGCTGCTTCGGCCGGAAGCGGCAATCCGCCGCGTGGACGCCTTCGGGGCACGGCACCGGGCTGCCCTCGTGGTTCCGGCCAACGCCACACCGGCGGAACGGCTGAACCATGCCGAACGCATCCTCGACGGCGGGCTCTTCCCCATCGTCCCGGCAGTGCTGCCGCTGCCGGCCCTGGGCTTCGCGCTCCTGGCGGTCGCCGGGAAGCTGACCGGGCAGGGCGGGGAGTCCGGCGCGCTGCAGGCCGTTCTCCGCGGGCTCCCCAACAACGTGACCACGGAGATGGACCTGGCCCTCTGGCAGCTCGCCACGGACATCCGCGCCCGCCCCGGGGCGGCCGCGATCTTTGAGGAAGCCTCCCCACCTGAGCTGGTGCGGCGGTACCGCGACGGCGGGCTTCCCGCCGTCGTGCAGTCAGGGCTCGCGGGCTTCCTGGGACGCTACGGACACCGGGCCGTCGCGGAGATCGACCTCGGCATGCCGCGCTGGTCCGACGACCCCGCGCACATCTTCGGAGTCCTGGCGAACTACCTCAAACTCGACGATCCGGCACTGGCGCCGGACCGCCAGTTTGCCAAAGCCGCCCGCGAGGCGGAAGCCCAGATCGAGCGGCTGGTGGAAGTAGCGGGGAGCCGGGGCGGCCCGGCAGGAAGGCTCCGCGCCCGGATGGTGCGGGGCGCGCTGAAGCGGACCCGGCTCTTTGCGGGACTGCGCGAACTGCCGAAGTACCACATCGTCGAAGGCCTGGCTTCGGTCCGGAGACAGCTCATGGCAGTGGGGGCGGAGCTCGCCGCGTCCGGCAGCATCGCCGACGCCGACGACATCTTCTTCCTCAACTTTGCCGAAGCGCACCGGGGCCTGGCCGGGGCGTCGCTACGGGAGGCAGTGGCGGAACGCCGCGGGGCCTACGACGCCGAACTCTCCCGCCGCCGCATTCCCCGGGTGCTGCTTTCGGACGGAACGGAACCCGAAGCGCTGCAGGTTGCCGCGCCGGGTGCCGCGGACGGTGTCCTGTCCGGCACGCCGGCATCGGCGGGAATCGTCACTGCCAGGGCACGCGTCATCCTGGATCCGCAGGGCGCCGCACTGGAACCGGGAGAAATCCTGGTGGCCCCGTCGACAGATCCCGGGTGGACGCCGTTGTTCCTCACGGCCGGCGGGCTCGTGATGGAAATGGGCGGCCCCAACTCCCACGGCGCGGTGGTGGCCCGGGAGTACGGAATTCCCGCCGTCGTCGGCGTCCCGGACGCCACCTCCGCCATCAGCACCGGCCAGGTGATAACGCTCGACGGCGGGGCCGGCACCGTCGCGCCGGCTGCGGGCTGA